The Triticum aestivum cultivar Chinese Spring chromosome 3A, IWGSC CS RefSeq v2.1, whole genome shotgun sequence genome includes a region encoding these proteins:
- the LOC123061693 gene encoding MRN complex-interacting protein isoform X4, translating into MATLFLALQCVECSTMQVKQQKKSSNKWACAVCNRRQSVIRVHARGYRAADLRRFVQDANLARGRGAPVREADWDPPAAGDQQDETPRERKRMDWSEYLDDTTGERHGGRGSADSRDDGVEVTTELPQERPKAPSLKRPPKAQLGVAGKRPKPPINPSLSKMQQMEQAQRSKFSKYLDSSFFEDRNQEGSGLHWTDLDESAPTTEVVVDDEVHPDFM; encoded by the exons ATGGCGACTCTCTTCCTCGCCCTACAGTGCGTGGAATGCTCCACCATGCAG GTGAAGCAGCAGAAGAAGAGCAGCAACAAGTGGGCGTGCGCGGTGTGCAACCGGCGCCAGTCCGTGATCCGCGTGCACGCCCGCGGCTACCGCGCCGCCGACCTGCGCCGCTTCGTCCAGGACGCCAACCTCGCGCGCGGCCGCGGCGCGCCGGTGCGCGAGGCGGACTGGGACCCGCCGGCGGCCGGGGATCAGCAAGACGAGACCCCGAGGGAGAGGAAGCGGATGGATTGGTCCGAGTACCTGGACGACACCACCGGGGAGCGTCATGGCGGCCGCGGCTCTGCTGATTCCCGTGATGATG GGGTTGAAGTGACAACTGAGTTACCCCAGGAAAGACCTAAAGCTCCTTCCTTGAAGAGGCCCCCAAAAGCCCAATTGGGTGTAGCTGGAAAGAGGCCCAAGCCACCAATCAACCCCTCTCTATCCAAGATGCAGCAAATGGAACAAG CACAAAGATCAAAGTTCAGCAAGTATTTGGACAGTAGCTTCTTTGAAGATAGAAATCAGGAGGGTTCTGGGCTCCATTGGACTGACCTTGATGAAAGTGCTCCCACTACTGAGGTAGTGGTGGATGATGAGGTACACCCTGATTTCATGTGA
- the LOC123061692 gene encoding violaxanthin de-epoxidase, chloroplastic: MATALPTSAAAATATAAVRIFQPTRFRLPRTSSVLARKRSASRRLSGITCSPGIASVAGQATSPEDAVRIVVVVGDGSISPLKDTPWDEVMRHTADRLKWVDEGFEMLVFTDKWIDHDDLKKELSRCDMLVNVAITGQESVQWLMDNSKNIPNVLCFQSSPSLVNKLGGTYVQYTGEQDFFGKLINVGKPSGTEESTEVLKTISNAWERHNSDDIRFCLLVVVNAYIRPVAMLKNLRAKGLSTLGCMITNCGPQILNCLFDPDCRKAIQCLNSCSPTDQVCNYRCIASYESPHLEAFSLCVLQKHNCLELNAEIPSKPSVTPLSMFRELKLSHEVAEDLFVGWLDGLEWSWRVVAGQNPAYDQFPCQYQLFYRGKAKGSFWYEPIFQVRTLEGKLVWRRRKYRVRRASTPGTFYFSVLDNGVVSKEFWTVVDVSDDFGWGLFHYHGAAQAAGQSYTGAVLVTPDGSYPDGDNPRLDSALEKCGIKKWELYMVDNCSCTGAPLGTPEGSRLHYQIAPGKEAGIMQRI, from the exons ATGGCGACCGCTCTCCCaacctccgctgccgccgccaccgccaccgccgccgttcggATCTTCCAACCGACCCGGTTCCGCCTCCCTAGAACCTCTTCCGTGCTTGCCCGCAAGCGTTCCGCTAGTCGCCGCCTCTCCGGCATCACCTGCTCTCCCGGGATTGCCAGCGTCGCCGGCCAAGCCACGTCCCCGGAGGACGCCGTCCGCATCGTGGTCGTCGTCGGCGACGGAAGCATCAGCCCGCTCAAGGATACGCCATGGGACGAGGTTATGCGCCATACG GCTGATAGGTTGAAGTGGGTTGATGAAGGATTTGAAATGCTTGTATTCACTGACAAGTGGATTGACCATGATGATCTTAAGAAAGAGTTGTCTCGCTGTGATATGCTAGTCAATGTTGCAATAACAGGCCAGGAGTCTGTTCAGTGGCTTATGGATAACAGCAAGAACATACCGAATGTACTTTGCTTTCAGTCATCTCCGTCCTTAGTAAACAAGCTAGGTGGCACGTATGTTCAATACACGGGAGAACAGGACTTCTTTGGCAAGCTAATCAATGTTGGAAAACCAAGTGGAACAGAGGAATCAACTGAAGTCCTCAAGACGATATCCAATGCCTGGGAAAGGCACAACTCAGATGACATTAGGTTTTGCTTACTTGTTGTGGTTAATGCATACATAAGACCGGTGGCTATGCTGAAAAACCTTAGGGCAAAAGGTCTGTCTACCCTAGGTTGTATGATAACAAACTGCGGTCCTCAAATACTGAATTGTTTGTTTGATCCCGACTGTAGGAAAGCCATTCAATGTCTGAATTCTTGCTCTCCAACCGACCAGGTCTGTAACTATCGCTGCATTGCATCGTACGAGAGTCCACATCTAGAGGCTTTTTCCCTCTGTGTTTTGCAAAAGCACAACTGCCTTGAGCTCAATGCTGAGATCCCTAGTAAGCCCTCTGTGACCCCACTATCAATGTTCAGAGAACTAAAGCTTAGCCATGAAGTTGCAGAAGACCTGTTTGTCGGTTGGCTGGACGGCTTGGAGTGGAGCTGGAGAGTTGTAGCTGGACAAAATCCAGCATATGACCAATTCCCATGCCAGTACCAATTATTCTACAGAGGGAAAGCTAAAGGTTCATTTTGGTACGAGCCAATTTTTCAAGTCAGAACCCTGGAAGGAAAGCTGGTTTGGAGGCGTAGAAAGTACAGAGTGAGAAGAGCTAGCACCCCTGGTACATTTTATTTCAGTGTGCTGGATAATGGTGTGGTTTCGAAAGAGTTTTGGACAGTTGTTGATGTTTCGGATGATTTCGGCTGGGGTCTGTTCCATTACCATGGAGCTGCTCAGGCTGCTGGACAATCATACACTGGAGCAGTGCTTGTTACCCCTGATGGGTCTTATCCTGACGGGGACAACCCAAGATTGGACTCTGCTTTGGAGAAATGTGGTATCAAGAAATGGGAGCTTTATATGGTTGACAACTGCTCCTGCACGGGCGCGCCTTTGGGAACCCCCGAAGGTTCACGGCTGCATTACCAGATCGCTCCAGGAAAAGAAGCTGGCATTATGCAGAGAATATGA
- the LOC123061693 gene encoding MRN complex-interacting protein isoform X1 has protein sequence MATLFLALQCVECSTMQVKQQKKSSNKWACAVCNRRQSVIRVHARGYRAADLRRFVQDANLARGRGAPVREADWDPPAAGDQQDETPRERKRMDWSEYLDDTTGERHGGRGSADSRDDGVEVTTELPQERPKAPSLKRPPKAQLGVAGKRPKPPINPSLSKMQQMEQGPTSSTVCSATSTAEAQRSKFSKYLDSSFFEDRNQEGSGLHWTDLDESAPTTEVVVDDECICSASYYAPTFILGVSDTSMLLRYSCLQISVGCRNRNYNSECFVSCIDS, from the exons ATGGCGACTCTCTTCCTCGCCCTACAGTGCGTGGAATGCTCCACCATGCAG GTGAAGCAGCAGAAGAAGAGCAGCAACAAGTGGGCGTGCGCGGTGTGCAACCGGCGCCAGTCCGTGATCCGCGTGCACGCCCGCGGCTACCGCGCCGCCGACCTGCGCCGCTTCGTCCAGGACGCCAACCTCGCGCGCGGCCGCGGCGCGCCGGTGCGCGAGGCGGACTGGGACCCGCCGGCGGCCGGGGATCAGCAAGACGAGACCCCGAGGGAGAGGAAGCGGATGGATTGGTCCGAGTACCTGGACGACACCACCGGGGAGCGTCATGGCGGCCGCGGCTCTGCTGATTCCCGTGATGATG GGGTTGAAGTGACAACTGAGTTACCCCAGGAAAGACCTAAAGCTCCTTCCTTGAAGAGGCCCCCAAAAGCCCAATTGGGTGTAGCTGGAAAGAGGCCCAAGCCACCAATCAACCCCTCTCTATCCAAGATGCAGCAAATGGAACAAGGTCCAACTTCCTCAACTGTCTGCTCTGCAACTTCTACTGCTGAAG CACAAAGATCAAAGTTCAGCAAGTATTTGGACAGTAGCTTCTTTGAAGATAGAAATCAGGAGGGTTCTGGGCTCCATTGGACTGACCTTGATGAAAGTGCTCCCACTACTGAGGTAGTGGTGGATGATGAG TGTATCTGCTCAGCCTCTTACTACGCACCCACCTTCATCCTTGGAGTTTCAGATACATCTATGTTACTAAGATATTCTTGTCTTCAGATAAGTGTTGGATGTAGGAATAGGAATTATAACTCGGAATGTTTTGTTTCATGTATAGACAGTTAG
- the LOC123061693 gene encoding MRN complex-interacting protein isoform X3 — MATLFLALQCVECSTMQVKQQKKSSNKWACAVCNRRQSVIRVHARGYRAADLRRFVQDANLARGRGAPVREADWDPPAAGDQQDETPRERKRMDWSEYLDDTTGERHGGRGSADSRDDGVEVTTELPQERPKAPSLKRPPKAQLGVAGKRPKPPINPSLSKMQQMEQGPTSSTVCSATSTAEAQRSKFSKYLDSSFFEDRNQEGSGLHWTDLDESAPTTEVVVDDEVHPDFM, encoded by the exons ATGGCGACTCTCTTCCTCGCCCTACAGTGCGTGGAATGCTCCACCATGCAG GTGAAGCAGCAGAAGAAGAGCAGCAACAAGTGGGCGTGCGCGGTGTGCAACCGGCGCCAGTCCGTGATCCGCGTGCACGCCCGCGGCTACCGCGCCGCCGACCTGCGCCGCTTCGTCCAGGACGCCAACCTCGCGCGCGGCCGCGGCGCGCCGGTGCGCGAGGCGGACTGGGACCCGCCGGCGGCCGGGGATCAGCAAGACGAGACCCCGAGGGAGAGGAAGCGGATGGATTGGTCCGAGTACCTGGACGACACCACCGGGGAGCGTCATGGCGGCCGCGGCTCTGCTGATTCCCGTGATGATG GGGTTGAAGTGACAACTGAGTTACCCCAGGAAAGACCTAAAGCTCCTTCCTTGAAGAGGCCCCCAAAAGCCCAATTGGGTGTAGCTGGAAAGAGGCCCAAGCCACCAATCAACCCCTCTCTATCCAAGATGCAGCAAATGGAACAAGGTCCAACTTCCTCAACTGTCTGCTCTGCAACTTCTACTGCTGAAG CACAAAGATCAAAGTTCAGCAAGTATTTGGACAGTAGCTTCTTTGAAGATAGAAATCAGGAGGGTTCTGGGCTCCATTGGACTGACCTTGATGAAAGTGCTCCCACTACTGAGGTAGTGGTGGATGATGAGGTACACCCTGATTTCATGTGA
- the LOC123061693 gene encoding MRN complex-interacting protein isoform X2 — MATLFLALQCVECSTMQVKQQKKSSNKWACAVCNRRQSVIRVHARGYRAADLRRFVQDANLARGRGAPVREADWDPPAAGDQQDETPRERKRMDWSEYLDDTTGERHGGRGSADSRDDGVEVTTELPQERPKAPSLKRPPKAQLGVAGKRPKPPINPSLSKMQQMEQAQRSKFSKYLDSSFFEDRNQEGSGLHWTDLDESAPTTEVVVDDECICSASYYAPTFILGVSDTSMLLRYSCLQISVGCRNRNYNSECFVSCIDS, encoded by the exons ATGGCGACTCTCTTCCTCGCCCTACAGTGCGTGGAATGCTCCACCATGCAG GTGAAGCAGCAGAAGAAGAGCAGCAACAAGTGGGCGTGCGCGGTGTGCAACCGGCGCCAGTCCGTGATCCGCGTGCACGCCCGCGGCTACCGCGCCGCCGACCTGCGCCGCTTCGTCCAGGACGCCAACCTCGCGCGCGGCCGCGGCGCGCCGGTGCGCGAGGCGGACTGGGACCCGCCGGCGGCCGGGGATCAGCAAGACGAGACCCCGAGGGAGAGGAAGCGGATGGATTGGTCCGAGTACCTGGACGACACCACCGGGGAGCGTCATGGCGGCCGCGGCTCTGCTGATTCCCGTGATGATG GGGTTGAAGTGACAACTGAGTTACCCCAGGAAAGACCTAAAGCTCCTTCCTTGAAGAGGCCCCCAAAAGCCCAATTGGGTGTAGCTGGAAAGAGGCCCAAGCCACCAATCAACCCCTCTCTATCCAAGATGCAGCAAATGGAACAAG CACAAAGATCAAAGTTCAGCAAGTATTTGGACAGTAGCTTCTTTGAAGATAGAAATCAGGAGGGTTCTGGGCTCCATTGGACTGACCTTGATGAAAGTGCTCCCACTACTGAGGTAGTGGTGGATGATGAG TGTATCTGCTCAGCCTCTTACTACGCACCCACCTTCATCCTTGGAGTTTCAGATACATCTATGTTACTAAGATATTCTTGTCTTCAGATAAGTGTTGGATGTAGGAATAGGAATTATAACTCGGAATGTTTTGTTTCATGTATAGACAGTTAG
- the LOC123061694 gene encoding uncharacterized protein — translation MAGLYEKPSETYAKKRPRYPKEWFSMLASLTAGHHRAWDAGCGTGQASVSIAEHYDGVVATDVSEGQLRHAIAHPKVRYLHTPEDLPEDDLVALVGGEGSVDLVIVATAIHWFDVPLFYAVVNRVLRRPGGVLAVWGYNYDIHPFGDKLQGTLYPAMRPYMDPRTRLAMERYRQLPFPFEPVGVGREGEPADVDMEAEMTLEDLAGFVMTGSVATTAREKGVDLEALVKGVMKEVEEGWGDRPTVPRKLVFKAFMLAGRPR, via the exons ATGGCGGGGCTGTATGAGAAACCGTCGGAGACGTACGCCAAGAAGCGGCCGCGGTACCCCAAGGAGTGGTTCTCCATGCTCGCCTCCCTCACCGCCGGCCACCACCGCGCCTGGGACGCCGGCTGCGGCACCGGCCAGGCCTCCGTCAGC ATCGCGGAGCACTACGACGGCGTGGTCGCGACGGACGTGAGCGAGGGCCAGCTCCGCCACGCCATCGCGCACCCCAAGGTGCGGTACCTGCACACGCCGGAGGACCTCCCGGAGGACGACCTCGTCGCCCTGGTCGGCGGCGAGGGCTCCGTGGACCTGGTCATCGTGGCGACCGCGATCCACTGGTTCGACGTCCCGCTCTTCTACGCCGTGGTGAACCGCGTCCTCAGGAGGCCAGGCGGCGTCCTCGCCGTGTGGGGGTACAACTACGACATCCACCCGTTCGGGGACAAGCTGCAGGGGACGCTGTACCCGGCCATGCGGCCGTACATGGACCCGAGGACGAGGCTGGCCATGGAGCGGTACCGCCAGCTGCCGTTCCCGTTCGAGCCCGTCGGGGTGGGCCGCGAGGGCGAGCCGGCCGACGTCGACATGGAGGCGGAGATGACGCTGGAGGACCTGGCCGGGTTCGTGATGACCGGCTCCGTCGCGACCACGGCTAGGGAGAAAGGGGTGGACCTGGAGGCGCTGGTGAAGGGTGTGATGAAGGAGGTGGAAGAGGGGTGGGGGGATCGGCCGACGGTGCCCAGGAAGCTTGTGTTCAAGGCCTTCATGCTGGCTGGGAGGCCCAGGTGA